In Plasmodium coatneyi strain Hackeri chromosome 8, complete sequence, the genomic stretch TAAACCAGTGGAAGTGGAAAGGTCCACGTATGGGGGACAGCACGACAACCGACCTCTATGGCAATCTCTGAATTGTTACGCGATACCCACGCGCAGCTTCATTATGTCCCCCTATTGCTCAATGTCtacgcacatatgtatatatgcaagTACTCCTAATCATGGTGGTGTCCCCCCCAATTCTGCAGGTCCTCCCTCATTATCGACATAAAGCCCTACGGAGAAGAAACCAACCTGGACGAAGTGTTAAAACTGGTGAAGGGAATCGAAATGGAAGGGCTCACATGGGGAAAGGCGCACAAAAAGATGCCCTTTGCATTTGGCCTTTTCAAGCTACAGGTAATATACGCTAAAAAAGTTCACGCATTTAGGTGTTTCCCCTTTGCGCTATTCaacccccccccccctaCGTGTGCATAACCGAGTGGGGCGCACCAGTTATATGAACATTGTCACGTTTGCCTTGACCTTCGCATGTTGGTCACCACATTATGATCATCTCCGTATGTGCACCCCGCCCCTCCACAGGTTTCCTGCGTCATCGTGGACGACCTGATAAACACAGACGAACTTATCGAGATGATAGAGAATGTGGGGCTAAGTGAGGAGGatgttaagaagaaaaaggagctTCAAGAATTGATGGAAGGTGAAGAAGTTGACGATGAGGAGGTAGAAGGACTCGTTCAGTCCGCCGAGattatttcctttaataAGTTGTAATTCATTTTACAGCCCTTCTCTGCGCGAGTGGGCATGGGTCCGTGTATAAGTGCATCCAACGGAAGGCACACACGGGaacacaaatgtatatacacaagTGAGGCATTTGCCCAGCTCCTTACAAGGAAACCCCCCTAAGCGAAGCACTTCGGTGAGTTAATTTTCCATCCTTTTTACATAATAGTGGGTCCAAATGGAACGAGGGAAATTTACATGCAGTGAGTTGCGCGAGTTTACCACCCCCACAGGGGGTGCTTACTGTATACTTTCAGTGTGCTTCGAAAGAGGAGTATAATATCCCCCAAAGTTCCACCTTCCACTATGAACTACCAACATCAGCTGCCTCCGCGGGGGGTACATTGATAAGAGGTTTACACAGTCAGATTCGAAGTGCCCACCTAAACACATCAACCATTTTGAAGCAACACGTAGtcgtacataaaaataaggagcataaaaaaagaaaaaa encodes the following:
- a CDS encoding Elongation factor 1, yielding MANTYDELYIPISYYLLHNEGNQAGTASEQPGKKPGKKPVINKSSLIIDIKPYGEETNLDEVLKLVKGIEMEGLTWGKAHKKMPFAFGLFKLQVSCVIVDDLINTDELIEMIENVGLSEEDVKKKKELQELMEGEEVDDEEVEGLVQSAEIISFNKL